A stretch of Dehalococcoidia bacterium DNA encodes these proteins:
- a CDS encoding IS5/IS1182 family transposase, translating into ECCHNRLKQFRALATRYDKRGWNYRAMVVIAALLLWLPK; encoded by the coding sequence GAGTGCTGCCACAACCGGCTGAAGCAGTTCCGCGCCCTGGCCACCCGCTACGACAAGCGAGGCTGGAACTACCGCGCCATGGTGGTGATTGCCGCATTACTGCTGTGGCTCCCCAAGTGA